TAGGTGCTTAAGCTCCTCATCGGCACGAATATGCTTCAGAAGGTCTATACCTTGCATTCCAGGCATGTTCCAGTCTGTTACAACAAATTCGAACTCACCTTTTTTAAGCATTGGTAACGCCGTTAAGCCGTCGTCTGCTTCTTGAGTGTTATTAAAACCCAAGTCACGAAGTAAGTTCTTAACGATACGGCGCATTGTTGAAAAATCGTCAACAATAAGGATCTTCATGTTTTTATTCAAAATTGCCTCCACTGAGTTTGATATCAGTGATTTCTAGTCATTATTTGTCCAAACACTCAACTTAGTGCGTAGACGCTGCATTGATTGGCTTAGTATTTGGCTAACGCGCGACTCGCTAACACCAATAACTTCGCCGATTTCCTTCAAGTTTAACTCTTCATCATAATAAAGCGAAAGTACTAGAGCTTCTCTTTCAGGAAGTGATTTAATTGATTCTACCAGTGCTGTACGAAAATATTCATCTGCGACGCCCTGAAAAGGGATATTTTCTTCGTCAGCATCTTCGTGCGATATCGCATCTTCTGACACACCTAAATCGTCAATACCAATGAGACGTGAACTGTTTATATCTGTTAGTGCACTGTGGTATTGATCGAGAGTCATATCCAAACGCTTGGCAACCTCTGCATCTGTCGGATCACGATTGAGCTCACCTTCTAACTGCGCAATCGCCTGACTGATTTCTCGACTGTTTTTGTGTACGGAGCGAGGGACCCAATCCCCTCGGCGTATATCATCTAGCATAGCACCACGAATGCGAATACCAGCATAGGTTTCAAAACTGGCACCTTTGCTGCCATCGTAATTCTTTTGAGCTTCCAACAAGCCGATCATTCCAGCTTGAATAAGGTCTTCAACCTGCACGCTCGGGGGTAATCGTCCAAGCAAATGGTGTGCAATGCGCTTAACCAGTACCGAGTATTTTTCTAAAAATGCTCGCTGGCTGTTTTGATTTGCGTATTGGTCATAGGTCAATGCCTTATTCACCAAATGGTTCCTCTAACATCTCTGTTCTATGAAGTAAGCGTTCTACAAAAAACTCCAGATGTCCACTCGGTGTTTTGGGAATTGGCCAAGTTAGCGCTTTATTTGCTAACGAACCCAAAGCCAACGATGCAGGCGAACGAGGGAATGCATCCACGACAATCTTTTGTTTTTTAACAGCTTGTCGAACTTTATCATCCAATGGAATACATGCTACGAGCTCAATGCTAACATTCAAGAATCGCTCTGTGACCAAGGTCAACTTTGCGAACAATTCTCTCCCTTCACGATAGCTTCTGACCATATTTGCAACAATTTTAAATCGTTGAACTTGATGTTCTTTACTCAAAAGTTTGATCAGGGCATATGCATCCGTGATAGATGTCGGCTCATCACAAACCACCACTACCACATCCTGAGCCGCACGTGAAAAGCTCACTACCATATCTGAGATCCCGGCTGCAGTATCAATGAGTAGTACGTCCATCTCATCTTCCAAACTGCCAAAAGCACGAATTAAACCTACATGCTGTGCATGTGACAGCTCAGTCATAGACTGGGTGCCTGAGGTCGCTGGAATGATTCTGATCCCATACGGTCCTTCAACAATAGCATCTTGTAGGTCACATTCACCTGCCAATACGTGTCCAAGGTTCTTTTTTGCCCGTATACCGAGCATTACATCAACATTGGCTAGGCCTAGGTCAGCATCAAGTACCATGACCTTTTTGCCCTGACGAGCCATACAAATCGCCAGACCCAAGGTTACATTTGTTTTACCCACGCCACCCTTACCACCAGTAACTGCGATTACTTTGGTTAGTGAAGGTTGTGTTAAGCGGCGTAGTCCGCTTGCTTGGTCTTGTATCATATTCTTAGTCATAATCGTACGCCGCCTAGAACCCTTCTGATTCACTATTCCAGTAGTGAGGTTCGTCATCTGTCGACTTCTCTAACAATTCATTTGCCTTGGCAACCATATACTTAGGCTGCGCTATCACTATGTCTTCCGGAACTCGTTGCCCGTTGGCAATGTAAGCAACGGGTAATGAGTTTTGTACAACGACACTGACAAACTCTCCAAGACTTAACGACTCATCTAGTTTGGTAAGGATACAGCCTGATAGTGGGATCCTTTTAAAATGGTCTATCGTCTCCTGCAGTACTTTTCGCTGCGCGGTGGCTGGTAAAACGAGGTAGCTGTGAATAATCTCCCCGCTTTCGTGCATTAGAGTATCCAGCTGCTCTGACAGACGTACGTCTCGTTGTCCCATACCTGCTGTATCTACTAGAATTAGGCGACGATTTCTCAATTGGTATATTACATCGGCTAACTCTTTGGAATCTTTAGCAACTTTTACAGCGCATCCCATAATACGTCCATAAATTGCTAACTGCTCATGGGCGCCGATACGATAGGTATCGGTTGTCACCAAAGCGACGTTATCTGAACCAAACTCCATTGCAGCCCGAGCGGCAAGCTTAGCGACAGTGGTCGTTTTACCAACACCCGTCGGTCCAAGTAACGCCACGACTCCGCCACGTTTTAGTATGTCTTGTTTAGAAATAGGGATCTGATCGGAAACCAAACCCAGTAATGCTTTCCAAGCTTTTGTCGGAGGGGTATCTTCAGGGATATAGCAAGCCAACTGATCCGCAAGTTCGGCCGAAACTCCCATTCGCTCAAGACGTTTAATCAACATAGCACGCAGCGGCTCTCGTCGTTCAACTTCCTGCCACATTAACCCTGAGACTTGGTGTTCCAGCAAACGACGAATTGATGTCATTTCTTCACGCATATCTTCAAGATCTTCACTGCGCACATTTTGTTCTTCGGCACGATGACGCTCGTAACGAGTGGGGTCAAGGCGTGGAGCAGGACGCTCGGCACTTTTATCTTCGGCAATCAAACGAGCTAATGGGGAGTCTTCTTTTAATTGAACACCATTGTTGCCATTACGAGCGGCAGATTGTCTTTTCAACAATGCAGACAATGAATCCACATTTTCCGCTTCTCTACCGTCCGCCTCCTCAGCTCCATTACTATATTGCTTGAGCATATTGGCAAAACGCTTCGTCATAGAGCGACCAGAATCTGCCTTAGTCTGCAAACTCACGCGGTCTTCATCTAGTTGGCGTTGCTTTGGTGTAGACGCACTCTGCATTGTCGCTGCGGCTTGTGAATTATTGTAGCGAGGCTGGGAGTTATAGTTAGCACTGGAACGCGCGGCAGCCGTCTCATTGTCTATCGCCGCAACAATTTCAACACCACCTGCGACTTTTTTATTAGACATGATCACAGCATCATCGCCCAACTCTCCTTTCACTTGGAGTAGTGCGGTACGCATGTCTTTGGCAAAAAATCGTTTAATCTTCAAATTAGATATCCGTCTATTAACGCATCAATGCTAGTTACCAACAGCTTGAACAATACGTATTTGTTTCTCGTCTGGGATTTCCTGATAAGAAAGCACTCGCAGCGATGGAATTGTATTCTTCACGAACTTAGCCAATGTCGAACGCAATACCCCAGAGGTCAGAAGAACGGCTGGTTCCCCTTTCAACTCCTGCTCTTGTGTTGCCTGAGTTAAAGAAGATTGTAGTCGCTCTGCCAAGCCTGGTTCAATACCTGCAGATTCTCCCCCAGATGCTTGCATTGTTTGATGCAATATTTGTTCCAATTCGGGTATCAAGGTTATAACAGGCAGCTCTGGCTCTATTCCATTGATTTCCTGAACAATTAATCGTTTCAATGATATTCGAACGGCCGCGGTTAGGATGTCAGGTTCTTGACTCTTGCTCGAATATTCAGCCAATGTTTGGACAATGGTGCGAATGTCTCGAATTGGTACTGCTTCGTTCAGTAGGTTCTGCAAGACCTTAACAACCACACCCAGCTGCAGCTGATCTGGCACAAAGTTCTCCACCAATTTCGGCGCACTTCGACTAAGCATCTCCAACAAGTTTTGCACTTCTTCATGGCCAATCAGATTAGAAGCATTGTTCGTTAACAGTTGGCTTAAGTGAGTAGCGAGAACGGTAGATGAATCCACGACAGTGTAACCAAGCGCTTGCGCATGCTCTCGCTGTTCACCTTTTATCCACACAGCCTCAAGGCCAAAAGCAGGATCAATGGTTGGCTCACCTTCCACCATCCCGTACACCTGTCCCGGGTTAATCGCTAGCTCCATATCGGGACGGATCTCTGCTTCCCCTACAGCCACGCCCATGAGCGTGATCCGATAGCTATTTGGCGTTAGTTCTAAGTTGTCTCGAATATGGACTGCAGGCACAAGAAAACCAAAATCTTGCGACAATTTTTTACGCACACCTTTAACGCGTTCTAACAGTTCCCCACCCTGATCTTTGTCAACGAGAGGGATCAGACGATAACCGACTTCCAAACCAATAATGTCAACAGGTTGAACATCATCCCATGACAACTCTTTTGAAGTTGGTACTTCTTGCTCTGTTGTCGCAGGCAATTTCGCCTGTTCAGCCTCTTTTTTTCTGCTTACGATAAATCCAGTACGCGCCACCACCAGCCAGTATTGCAAGCAGTAAGAATGCAAAATGTGGCATACCAGGAACAACGCCCATTACCCCCAATATGCCAGCGGTGATCATCAACGCTTTTGGGTTGTCAAACATTTGAAAGACAACCTGCTGACCCATGTCCTCGTCAGTGTTCTGACGAGTCACCATGATCGCAGCACCAATAGAAAGTAATAGCGATGGGATTTGCGCCACCAGACCGTCACCAATAGTCAGTAAGGTATAGATCTGAATCGCTTCCCCAAAAGCAAGACCATATTGAGCCATACCAATCGATAAACCACCGATGATGTTAATGAAAAGAATCAAAATTCCGGCAATCGCATCACCTTTAACAAATTTTGACGCACCATCCATCGAACCATAAAAATCCGCTTCTTTGGTGACTTCTTGACGACGAGTTCTTGCTTGTTCTTGGTCAATCAACCCCGCATTTAAATCAGCATCGATTGCCATCTGTTTACCGGGCAATGCATCCAAGGTAAATCGTGCACTCACCTCAGAAATTCGACCTGCACCTTTGGTTACAACCATGAAGTTGATGATCATCAGGATGAGAAATACCACCAAACCAACAGCGTAATTACCACCGATCACAACGCTACCAAAAGCTTCAATCACGCTACCTGCAGCGCCTGTGCCTTCATGACCATAAAGGAGTACAACTCGGGTCGATGCCACGTTTAGCGCTAGACGTAACAAAGTAGCAATAAGGAGTACCGTCGGAAAAGCTGCAAAATCCAAAGGCCTGCGTGTGTATACAGTGACAAGAAGCACGACCATCGCCAATGCGATATTGAAAGTGAAAAATAAGTCGAGCAGAAAAGGGGGTATTGGCAATACCACCATCGCCAGCGTCGCCAGTACCATGATAGGCGCCCCTATCGCTGGCATCGCTCTTTGAGGAATGGAAGGTAACTTATCCGCGAACGGCAATGTAAATTTCATAAAAAGAAATCTATAACTTAACCAAAATTGAAGGACTTGTGCTTATATGCAAATTCCAGTCCAAAAGTCCTGTCAATTTTATGGCTAACGGCACAAGTTCGGAGAGAGCGCAAACTGGTTGATTGCGCTTACCTCGTAAAACAGCTGACGTACTGGCTAGGGCTGGATATTGAAGATCAATTTACCACGTCGTTTTGCTAAGTCATATTCAATACAAGCGATACCTGACGTAGGAAACATCGGAGGTGCCATATCGGGCACAAACTCAGCGGTTAGGTAACCAACCAACGGCAAATGAGAGACCAACAAAATAGAATCCAGTCCTTGCACCTCAGCGATAGCAGCAACGTAATCAGCGACATGGCTAGATTCACCATAAGGCGTTATGTCTTCGCATGTTTGAATCTGTTTGGCGCTAAAGCTACGCGAGACTTCTTGC
This window of the Vibrio neptunius genome carries:
- the cheY gene encoding chemotaxis response regulator CheY, which produces MKILIVDDFSTMRRIVKNLLRDLGFNNTQEADDGLTALPMLKKGEFEFVVTDWNMPGMQGIDLLKHIRADEELKHLPVLMITAEAKREQIIEAAQAGVNGYIVKPFTAATLKEKLDKIFERL
- a CDS encoding RNA polymerase sigma factor FliA, with translation MNKALTYDQYANQNSQRAFLEKYSVLVKRIAHHLLGRLPPSVQVEDLIQAGMIGLLEAQKNYDGSKGASFETYAGIRIRGAMLDDIRRGDWVPRSVHKNSREISQAIAQLEGELNRDPTDAEVAKRLDMTLDQYHSALTDINSSRLIGIDDLGVSEDAISHEDADEENIPFQGVADEYFRTALVESIKSLPEREALVLSLYYDEELNLKEIGEVIGVSESRVSQILSQSMQRLRTKLSVWTNND
- a CDS encoding MinD/ParA family protein, whose translation is MTKNMIQDQASGLRRLTQPSLTKVIAVTGGKGGVGKTNVTLGLAICMARQGKKVMVLDADLGLANVDVMLGIRAKKNLGHVLAGECDLQDAIVEGPYGIRIIPATSGTQSMTELSHAQHVGLIRAFGSLEDEMDVLLIDTAAGISDMVVSFSRAAQDVVVVVCDEPTSITDAYALIKLLSKEHQVQRFKIVANMVRSYREGRELFAKLTLVTERFLNVSIELVACIPLDDKVRQAVKKQKIVVDAFPRSPASLALGSLANKALTWPIPKTPSGHLEFFVERLLHRTEMLEEPFGE
- the flhF gene encoding flagellar biosynthesis protein FlhF, giving the protein MKIKRFFAKDMRTALLQVKGELGDDAVIMSNKKVAGGVEIVAAIDNETAAARSSANYNSQPRYNNSQAAATMQSASTPKQRQLDEDRVSLQTKADSGRSMTKRFANMLKQYSNGAEEADGREAENVDSLSALLKRQSAARNGNNGVQLKEDSPLARLIAEDKSAERPAPRLDPTRYERHRAEEQNVRSEDLEDMREEMTSIRRLLEHQVSGLMWQEVERREPLRAMLIKRLERMGVSAELADQLACYIPEDTPPTKAWKALLGLVSDQIPISKQDILKRGGVVALLGPTGVGKTTTVAKLAARAAMEFGSDNVALVTTDTYRIGAHEQLAIYGRIMGCAVKVAKDSKELADVIYQLRNRRLILVDTAGMGQRDVRLSEQLDTLMHESGEIIHSYLVLPATAQRKVLQETIDHFKRIPLSGCILTKLDESLSLGEFVSVVVQNSLPVAYIANGQRVPEDIVIAQPKYMVAKANELLEKSTDDEPHYWNSESEGF
- the sixA gene encoding phosphohistidine phosphatase SixA translates to MKIFIMRHGEAEHYAASDAERALTEKGRSASTTVARTCVEQGYVQFDMVLVSPYLRAQQTWQEVSRSFSAKQIQTCEDITPYGESSHVADYVAAIAEVQGLDSILLVSHLPLVGYLTAEFVPDMAPPMFPTSGIACIEYDLAKRRGKLIFNIQP